A single genomic interval of Fusarium verticillioides 7600 chromosome 8, whole genome shotgun sequence harbors:
- a CDS encoding amt family ammonium transporter has product MATTTASAAAAASSVVWWTPDPKAGVGSGDNAWQLTAASLVALQSIPGLLVLYAGIMKRKWAINSAFMALYAFASVLLCWVLWGYKASFGEYMLPFVAKPGNVLGIDTMLKQSYLPSIGVGQQFPMATMVYFQFVFAAITLVITAGAFLGRMNFYAWMIYVPLWLTLCYTVGAYSIWGGGFLFKLGVIDYSGGYVIHLSSGTAGFIGSYWIGPRLSSDRADARPSNILAVLIGAGILWVGWNGFNGGDPYAASADAGVAVLNTNLCTAVSLLVWTGLDIAYFKKPSVIGAVQGMITGLVAITPAAGVVAGWGAILLGVGSGSVPWFTMNILAKKMTFLERNFDDTLGVMHTHMVAGVVGGFGTGLWATVDGCAAFGLTNPGGAIAGNGMQLGYQMGGACFIIGWNLVWTSLIMLFIKHVLRIPLRMTEEQLLLGDDAVHGEDAYVLGPCEAHAHGSGSIEGRGESLHSHDLELGAKDHHGSTTSAEKEKAGPSREPNYS; this is encoded by the exons ATGGCAACAACCACGGCTTcggctgcagcagcagcgtcATCTGTCGTTTGGTGGACGCCAGACCCGAAAGCCGGTGTTGGAAGTG GTGATAATGCATGGCAACTCACAGCCGCTTCCCTCGTCGCGTTACAGTCGATCCCCGGTCTCCTCGTCCTCTACGCCGGAATCATGAAACGAAAATGGGCCATCAACAGCGCCTTCATGGCCCTATACGCATTTGCCTCGGTGCTACTCTGCTGGGTTCTTTGGGGTTACAAGGCTTCCTTTGGAGAGTATATGCTTCCATTCGTTGCCAAGCCTGGGAATGTTCTCGGCATTGACACGATGCTGAAGCAATCATACCTCCCTTCCATTGGCGTTGGTCAACAATTTCCTATGGCCACCATGGTATACTTCCAATTCGTCTTTGCCGCCATTACCTTGGTCATCACTGCTGGAGCTTTCCTCGGCCGAATGAATTTCTACGCCTGGATGATATATGTTCCTCTGTGGCTGACTCTATGTTACACTGTTGGCGCTTATTCAATCTGGGGAGGAGGTTTCCTGTTCAAGCTTGGAGTTATCGACTATTCTGGAGGATATGTCATCCATCTCTCGTCAGGCACTGCAGGATTCATCGGTAGCTACTGGATCGGACCACGACTCAGCAGTGATCGTGCAGATGCCAGGCCGAGCAATATCCTAGCAGTTCTCATCGGAGCGGGTATCCTCTGGGTCGGCTGGAACGGCTTCAACGGTGGTGATCCTTACGCAGCCTCTGCCGATGCAGGAGTCGCTGTGTTGAACACAAATCTATGCACTGCCGTCTCACTTCTTGTCTGGACGGGCCTGGATATTGCATACTTCAAGAAGCCTTCTGTCATTGGCGCCGTGCAGGGCATGATCACTGGGCTTGTCGCCATTACACCAGCTGCTGGCGTCGTCGCAGGCTGGGGTGCGattcttcttggtgttggttccGGCTCCGTCCCGTGGTTCACCATGAATAttttggccaagaagatgacctTTCTGGAGCGCAACTTTGACGACACACTTGGCGTTATGCACACGCACATGGTGGcaggtgttgttggaggctTTGGTACAGGTCTTTGGGCTACCGTCGATGGCTGCGCAGCTTTTGGTCTGACAAATCCCGGAGGAGCCATCGCTGGTAACGGCATGCAGCTTGGATACCAGATGGGGGGCGcatgcttcatcatcggtTGGAACCTTGTGTGGaccagcctcatcatgcTCTTTATCAAGCATGTGCTGCGAATTCCACTCAGAATGACAGAGGAGCAACTACTTCTGGGAGATGATGCAGtccatggagaagatgcttaTGTGCTTGGTCCGTGTGAAGCCCATGCACATGGATCTGGGAGTATAGAAGGCAGAGGAGAGTCTTTGCACAGTcatgaccttgagcttggagcaAAAGACCATCATGGGAGTACGACATCagcagagaaggagaaggcagGGCCAAGTAGGGAGCCTAACTACAGTTAA
- a CDS encoding L-lactate dehydrogenase (cytochrome): METSVETRRVSLDDLKQHNTADDCWIAVRSKVWDITQFINEHPGGPEVLLNLAGSDATELYNDVHAPDIIEDLPSDKLIGFLEESAISRPTPKTTEIDPVPPPTSPSQTNHVRSTPTTKTIPPIDAILSAPDYEKAARDSLSAKTWAFYSSAATDLVTHGKNKELVRRVMIRPRILRNVSQVNYKTSILGFDSSAPFFISPAAMARLAHPDGELALSRAAANEGIIQCISSNASFSLKSIVKAAPASQPFFFQLYVNSNHDKTVELLKSVRGLGVKAIFVTVDAPVPGKREADERAAQEQTVKSAISGGESSKDKKGSGFGRLMAQYIDKSLCWDDLAWIREASGGLPIVLKGVQTAEDVIKAAEHGVEGVLLSNHGGRSLDGAQASILVLLELRKNCPEVFDQLEVYIDGGFERGSDILKAIALGATAVGIGRPFLYSLIHGQDGAEHLCHILKDELETSMRLCGITSLSEARPSLVNTLDVDHMVVGNAYTRLVSKL; this comes from the exons ATGGAGACATCAGTTGAGACAAGACGAGTGTCCTTGGACGACTTGAAGCAGCATAACACGGCGGATGATTGCTGGATAGCTGTTCGTTCCAAGGTCTGGGATATTACACAATTTATTAATGAGCATCCTGGTGGTCCAGAAG TCCTGTTGAACCTCGCGGGTTCTGATGCCACGGAACTGTACAATGATGTCCACGCGCCTGACATCATCGAAGACCTTCCCAGCGACAAATTAATCGGTTTCCTAGAGGAATCTGCAATTAGTCGTCCGACCCCTAAAACTACCGAGATCGATCCTGTACCGCCCCCAACCTCACCGTCACAAACAAACCACGTCCGctcgacaccaacgacaaaGACAATCCCACCCATAGACGCAATCTTAAGTGCTCCCGACTATGAAAAGGCAGCGCGAGATTCGTTGTCCGCGAAAACATGGGCGTTCTACTCTTCCGCTGCAACGGATCTCGTCACCCACGGGAAGAATAAGGAGCTGGTGCGGAGAGTCATGATCCGGCCTAGGATTTTGAGGAACGTTTCGCAAGTAAACTACAAGACCAGTATTCTTGGTTTCGATAGTAGCGCGCCGTTCTTTATTTCTCCTGCTGCTATGGCGAGACTGGCGCATCCTGATGGAGAGTTGGCGCTTAGTCGGGCTGCGGCCAATGAGGGGATTATCCAATGT ATCTCGAGTAACGCTTCCTTTTCGTTAAAGTCAATCGTCAAAGCCGCGCCCGCATCAcaacccttcttcttccagctATACGTCAACTCCAACCACGACAAGACCGTGGAGCTACTCAAAAGCGTACGTGGTCTCGGCGTCAAAGCTATCTTTGTAACAGTCGACGCGCCTGTACCTGGAAAGCGCGAGGCAGATGAGAGAGCTGCGCAGGAACAGACTGTCAAGTCGGCGATTAGTGGCGGTGAGAGCAGTAAGGATAAGAAGGGGAGTGGGTTTGGGCGTCTTATGGCGCAGTATATTGACAAGTCGCTGTGTTGGGATGACTTGGCTTGGATACGTGAAGCGAGTGGGGGGTTGCCGATTGTGTTGAAGGGGGTTCAAACTGCTGAGGACGTTATCAAAGCGGCTGAGCATGGTGTCGAAGGTGTGTTGTTAAGTAACCATGGCGGGCGTTCGTTGGACGG TGCGCAAGCCAGTATACTAGTCCTACTAGAATTACGGAAGAACTGCCCAGAGGTCTTTGATCAACTTGAAGTCTACATCGACGGCGGCTTCGAGCGCGGATCCGACATATTAAAGGCCATTGCCCTCGGTGCAACAGCAGTTGGTATCGGTCGCCCATTCCTATACTCTCTTATCCACGGACAAGATGGTGCCGAGCATCTCTGTCATA TTCTTAAAGATGAGCTCGAGACTTCAATGCGTCTTTGCGGTATTACGTCGCTGAGTGAAGCGAGGCCTAGTTTGGTGAATACGCTGGATGTTGATCATATGGTGGTTGGTAATGCGTACACGCGTCTGGTATCTAAGCTGTAG